A window of the Candidatus Saccharibacteria bacterium oral taxon 488 genome harbors these coding sequences:
- a CDS encoding penicillin-binding protein, which translates to MNKKPSDKQSDASAKSAPSRPHPKPAKRLSVYANLANKRRLKKDKRSREKAEYLASLPKHPVKRFFYRLHPKRVFRYWFSKRGGLMVLKILGVAIVVMIILIGGLFAYFRKDLDKIRPGELAKRVQTTVTKYYDRNGALLWEDKGTDNYKLVVEADKISDYLKKATIAIEDRDFYKHHGISVSGLTRAMFSTASGRQVQGGSTLTQQLVKQVFFADDADKRGLSGIPRKIKEIILAIEVERMYNKEQILTLYLNQAPYGGRRNGAESAAQTYFGKSAKDLTLAEAALLASIPQNPSTFNPYNIAGRKMLLSRQHTTLDYMLEQGYITEAQAKEAKQYPILDKIKPETEQLAGIKAPHFVLMVRNQLERELGKAVVGRGGLTVKTTLDWRIQEKLETEMKAFFDSGRPGRVRISNGAATVEDAQTGQIVALVGSRDFNYAGFGQDNAATAFIQPGSTIKAFDYAKLFENRGSNQQNYGSGSILSDENIDKIYGAKLNNWDRRFMGSISIRRSLALSRNIPAVKAMYIAGNGSPKPTVDYIHNMGNTNYCQQEEAAGGYGLSAAIGACGTKQTELVNAYGTFARMGVAKPSTNVLEVTNSQGDTLKKWKDESKQATDPQVAYIINDILGDADAARDLHGYGAMNVPGVRTAAKTGTTDKNGHAKDVWIVNYSPALVMGMWLGNSDTSTINTPNSAFGMPVVRNVMSFAHNEVYTKQGKWKPNDWFKRPNGIQQQGKELYPSWWNKKQGETTEKIKFDRVSKKKATNCTPADAIEEIEVTKTIDPLTKKPSYSAPEGYDANADDDKHKCDDAKPSVSLSLSGSGSSRTITARATNGTFPLTSIDILVDGHSVKSESISGSGGSVSVGVQVDKPGRHIIQAIARDEGYYTASDSGSFSVGSGSSSD; encoded by the coding sequence GTGAACAAGAAACCCTCAGATAAGCAGTCGGACGCCAGCGCAAAATCGGCGCCGTCACGTCCGCATCCAAAGCCGGCAAAACGGCTGAGTGTCTACGCCAACTTGGCGAACAAGCGTCGACTAAAGAAGGATAAGCGCTCCCGCGAAAAAGCAGAGTATCTGGCGAGTTTGCCAAAGCACCCCGTCAAGCGGTTCTTTTACCGTCTCCACCCCAAGCGCGTCTTTCGCTATTGGTTCTCCAAGCGCGGCGGCTTGATGGTGCTAAAAATTCTCGGTGTCGCCATCGTTGTGATGATTATTCTGATCGGCGGCCTGTTCGCCTACTTTCGTAAAGACCTCGACAAGATCCGCCCGGGCGAGCTCGCCAAGCGCGTCCAGACGACGGTCACCAAATATTACGACCGCAACGGTGCACTACTGTGGGAGGATAAGGGTACTGATAATTATAAGCTGGTGGTTGAGGCTGATAAAATTAGCGATTATCTCAAGAAAGCGACTATCGCCATCGAGGATCGTGATTTCTACAAACACCACGGCATCAGCGTCAGTGGACTGACCCGCGCTATGTTTAGCACGGCATCAGGTCGACAGGTGCAGGGCGGCTCGACGCTGACACAACAGCTCGTCAAGCAAGTCTTCTTTGCCGATGACGCCGATAAACGCGGCCTTAGTGGTATTCCACGCAAGATCAAGGAAATCATCCTGGCGATTGAAGTTGAGCGCATGTACAACAAAGAGCAAATTCTCACGCTCTATCTCAACCAGGCACCATACGGCGGTCGGCGCAATGGCGCAGAGTCAGCCGCTCAAACATACTTTGGCAAGTCCGCCAAGGATCTCACTCTGGCCGAGGCAGCGCTGCTAGCTTCAATTCCGCAAAACCCGAGCACGTTCAATCCGTACAATATCGCCGGCCGCAAGATGCTGTTGTCGCGCCAGCACACGACACTAGACTACATGCTGGAACAAGGCTATATCACCGAAGCACAGGCCAAAGAGGCCAAGCAGTATCCGATCCTTGACAAGATCAAGCCCGAGACCGAACAGCTAGCCGGCATCAAGGCGCCGCATTTCGTGCTCATGGTGCGCAATCAACTGGAGCGTGAACTCGGTAAAGCGGTCGTTGGTCGCGGCGGACTGACTGTCAAGACGACGCTGGATTGGAGGATTCAGGAGAAGCTCGAAACAGAGATGAAAGCCTTCTTTGACTCAGGCCGTCCGGGTCGAGTGCGCATTAGTAACGGCGCGGCAACGGTTGAGGACGCACAGACTGGACAGATTGTCGCCCTCGTTGGTAGTCGTGATTTTAATTATGCTGGCTTTGGGCAGGATAATGCCGCCACCGCCTTTATCCAGCCGGGTTCGACCATCAAGGCTTTCGACTACGCCAAACTGTTTGAGAATCGCGGCAGTAATCAGCAAAATTACGGCTCAGGCTCAATCCTCAGCGACGAGAACATAGACAAGATTTATGGCGCCAAGCTGAACAACTGGGATCGACGATTTATGGGAAGTATTTCTATTCGCCGTTCGCTAGCGCTTTCCCGTAACATCCCAGCGGTCAAGGCAATGTACATCGCAGGTAACGGCTCACCAAAACCAACCGTTGACTATATTCACAACATGGGTAATACCAATTATTGCCAACAAGAGGAAGCGGCCGGCGGCTACGGCTTGTCAGCAGCCATTGGCGCCTGCGGTACGAAGCAGACCGAGTTAGTGAATGCTTATGGCACCTTTGCCCGCATGGGCGTCGCCAAGCCAAGCACCAACGTCCTCGAGGTAACCAACAGCCAGGGTGATACGTTAAAGAAATGGAAAGACGAGAGCAAACAGGCAACCGACCCGCAAGTCGCCTACATCATCAATGACATCTTGGGTGACGCGGACGCAGCGCGTGACTTGCACGGTTACGGTGCAATGAATGTGCCTGGCGTTAGAACCGCCGCCAAGACTGGTACTACCGACAAAAACGGCCACGCCAAGGATGTCTGGATCGTCAATTATAGCCCGGCGCTGGTCATGGGTATGTGGCTCGGTAATTCCGACACCAGCACCATCAACACCCCGAACTCGGCCTTTGGTATGCCGGTGGTGCGTAACGTCATGTCGTTTGCTCACAACGAGGTCTATACCAAACAGGGCAAATGGAAGCCAAATGATTGGTTCAAGCGGCCAAATGGTATCCAACAGCAAGGCAAAGAGCTCTATCCATCGTGGTGGAATAAAAAACAGGGCGAGACCACTGAAAAGATTAAGTTTGACCGTGTCTCCAAGAAAAAGGCGACAAATTGTACGCCAGCCGACGCCATCGAGGAAATTGAGGTCACCAAGACCATTGACCCGCTCACTAAGAAACCATCATACTCAGCACCTGAAGGTTACGACGCCAATGCTGATGACGATAAGCACAAATGTGACGACGCCAAGCCAAGTGTCAGCCTATCGCTTTCTGGCTCTGGCTCCAGCCGCACCATCACCGCCCGCGCCACCAACGGCACATTCCCGCTCACTTCAATTGACATCCTCGTCGATGGTCATAGCGTCAAAAGTGAGTCAATCTCCGGTAGTGGTGGCAGCGTTTCGGTCGGTGTCCAAGTTGATAAACCAGGTCGGCACATTATCCAAGCAATCGCCCGCGACGAAGGCTACTATACTGCATCAGACAGTGGTAGCTTCTCGGTAGGCAGCGGCTCAAGCTCCGACTAA